The Aminithiophilus ramosus genome contains a region encoding:
- the rplQ gene encoding 50S ribosomal protein L17 has product MRHRVDRRRLGRYGSHRMAMLANMTSSLFLEGSITTTVTRAKELRRVAEKLITRAKGETLHDRRIVLSRLPHKPAVAKLFDELAPRYANRPGGYTRIVKLGYRKGDASPMAVIELVE; this is encoded by the coding sequence ATGAGGCATCGCGTAGACAGACGCCGCCTTGGCCGTTACGGCAGCCACCGCATGGCCATGCTGGCCAACATGACGTCCAGTCTCTTCCTTGAGGGCAGCATCACCACCACGGTGACGCGGGCCAAGGAGCTTCGCCGCGTCGCGGAGAAGCTCATCACCCGGGCCAAAGGGGAGACGCTCCACGACAGGAGAATCGTCCTCTCCAGGCTCCCTCACAAGCCGGCCGTCGCCAAGCTCTTCGACGAGTTGGCGCCCCGCTACGCCAACCGGCCCGGCGGCTACACCCGAATCGTCAAGCTCGGCTATCGCAAGGGCGACGCCTCGCCGATGGCGGTCATCGAGCTGGTCGAATAG
- a CDS encoding DNA-directed RNA polymerase subunit alpha, which produces MEPIRPEIRVEESTPRFGRIVVEPLERGFGVTLGNALRRVLLSSVRGAAITAVRVEGVLHEFSTIPGVREDVIELVLNLKHVPVRCYAEEESRILRLEAQGPCRVTAGMIEPDSEIDFVDPDAYICELEEGARLAMDLYVEQGVGYLPNDRPRAAYLPVDSLPIDALFSPVERVKYEVQAARVGQRTDYDSLVLEVWTNGVISPEEAVAESSQILKGYFSQIAGDLGRSVVVESPLAPVGAEGDESASPTGDEDGFLARPVRDLELSIRSENCLLRGGILSIGDLVGRSKEDLLKIRNLGKISLREIEEKLEQAGLSLITAETEKETKEE; this is translated from the coding sequence ATGGAGCCAATCCGTCCTGAAATACGGGTCGAGGAAAGCACCCCCCGCTTCGGCAGGATCGTCGTCGAGCCCCTTGAAAGGGGCTTCGGCGTCACCTTGGGCAATGCCCTCCGGAGGGTCCTGCTGTCATCGGTGCGGGGCGCGGCCATCACGGCCGTCCGCGTCGAGGGAGTGCTCCACGAATTCAGCACCATTCCCGGAGTGCGGGAAGATGTCATCGAGCTCGTCCTGAACCTCAAGCATGTCCCCGTTCGCTGTTACGCCGAAGAGGAATCGCGGATCCTGCGCCTCGAGGCGCAGGGACCCTGTCGGGTGACGGCGGGAATGATCGAGCCCGACAGCGAGATCGACTTCGTCGACCCCGATGCCTACATCTGCGAACTCGAAGAGGGCGCGAGGCTGGCCATGGACCTCTACGTCGAACAGGGCGTGGGATACCTGCCCAACGACAGACCTCGCGCGGCCTACCTGCCCGTCGACTCCCTCCCCATCGATGCCCTTTTCTCGCCCGTGGAGCGCGTCAAGTACGAAGTGCAGGCGGCCCGGGTCGGCCAGAGGACGGACTACGACAGCCTCGTCCTCGAGGTCTGGACCAACGGCGTCATCTCCCCCGAGGAGGCCGTCGCCGAATCGTCGCAGATCCTCAAGGGCTACTTCTCCCAGATCGCCGGCGACCTGGGGCGTTCCGTCGTCGTCGAATCGCCTCTCGCTCCCGTCGGTGCCGAGGGCGACGAGAGCGCTTCCCCGACGGGAGACGAGGACGGATTCCTCGCCCGGCCCGTCCGCGATCTCGAACTCTCCATCCGGAGCGAGAACTGCCTCCTCCGGGGCGGCATCCTTTCCATCGGCGACCTCGTCGGCCGGAGCAAGGAAGATCTGCTCAAGATCCGCAACCTCGGCAAAATCTCCCTCAGGGAGATCGAAGAGAAACTGGAACAGGCGGGCCTGAGCCTCATCACCGCCGAAACGGAAAAGGAAACGAAGGAGGAATAA